Proteins from a genomic interval of Mustela lutreola isolate mMusLut2 chromosome 4, mMusLut2.pri, whole genome shotgun sequence:
- the PRLHR gene encoding prolactin-releasing peptide receptor yields MASLPTQEPPVPDLFSGLPPAASTPANQSTEASAVNGSAADPGAQAITPFQSLQLVHQLKGLIVLLYSIVVVVGLVGNCLLVLVIARVRRLHNVTNFLIGNLALSDVLMCTACVPLTLAYAFEPRGWVFGGGLCHLVFFLQPVTVYVSVFTLTTIAVDRYVVLAHPLRRRVSLRLSACAVLAIWALSAVLALPAAVHTYHIELKLHGVRLCEEFWGSQELQRQLYAWGLLLVTYLLPLLVILLSYVRVSVKLRNRVVPGCVTQSQADWDRARRRRTFCLLVVVVVVFAVCWLPLHVFNLLRDLDPHAIDPYAFGLVQLLCHWLAMSSACYNPFIYAWLHDNFREELRKLLLAWPRKIAPHGQTMTVSVVI; encoded by the coding sequence ATGGCCTCACTGCCGACTCAGGAACCCCCGGTCCCTGACTTATTTTCTGGGTTGCCACCGGCGGCCTCAACTCCTGCCAATCAGAGCACAGAGGCCTCGGCGGTCAATGGGTCGGCGGCTGACCCAGGCGCTCAGGCCATCACGCCCTTCCAAAGCCTGCAGCTGGTGCATCAGCTGAAGGGGCTGATCGTGCTGCTCTACAGCATCGTGGTGGTTGTAGGGTTGGTGGGCAATTGCCTGCTGGTGCTGGTGATTGCGCGGGTGCGTCGGCTGCACAACGTGACCAACTTCCTCATCGGCAACCTGGCCTTGTCCGACGTGCTCATGTGCACCGCCTGCGTGCCGCTCACGCTGGCGTACGCTTTCGAGCCCCGCGGCTGGGTGTTCGGCGGCGGCCTGTGCCACCTGGTCTTCTTCCTGCAGCCTGTCACCGTCTACGTGTCGGTGTTCACGCTCACCACCATCGCGGTGGACCGCTACGTCGTGCTGGCGCACCCTCTGCGGCGGCGAGTCTCACTGCGCCTCAGCGCCTGCGCAGTGCTGGCCATCTGGGCGCTGTCCGCGGTGCTGGCGCTGCCCGCCGCCGTGCACACGTACCACATCGAGCTCAAGTTGCACGGGGTGCGCCTCTGCGAGGAATTCTGGGGGTCTCAGGAGCTCCAGCGCCAGCTCTATGCTTGGGGGCTGCTGCTCGTCACCtacctgctccccctgctggtcaTCCTCCTGTCTTACGTCCGGGTGTCGGTGAAGCTACGGAACCGCGTGGTGCCGGGCTGCGTGACCCAGAGCCAGGCCGACTGGGACCGCGCGCGCCGCCGCCGCACTTTCTGTCTGCtggtggtggtcgtggtggtGTTCGCCGTCTGCTGGCTGCCGCTGCACGTCTTCAACTTGCTGCGGGACCTCGACCCGCACGCCATCGACCCCTACGCCTTCGGGTTAGTGCAGCTCCTCTGCCACTGGCTCGCCATGAGCTCGGCGTGCTATAACCCCTTCATTTATGCCTGGCTGCACGACAACTTCCGTGAGGAGCTGCGCAAGCTCTTGCTTGCCTGGCCACGCAAGATCGCACCGCACGGCCAGACCATGACAGTCAGCGTGGTCATCTGA